The region GGTAGTGCGCCGACGCCGCCAGCGGCGCCCCGCCGGGAAGCAGCGCGTGCAGCAGCGGCTTCGCGGCGACCAAGGAAGCCAGCGCCGCGGCCGCCGCGATCGCCAGCGGGACGACGGTCGCCGCGCGGACGATCGCGCCGTAGCGCTCGCTCTCCCCCGCGCCGATCGCCTGCGCGCCGACCACGCGCACCCCGGTGCTGAACGCGAAGAGCCCGATCCCGAGCACCATGAACACTGCCGTCGCGCCGGTGATCCCGGCCAGCGCCGCCGTCCCCAGCGAGCCGATCGCGATCGTGTCCACGATCCCCAGCAGCTGGTCGCTGACGAGCGCCAGGGCGTTCGGCGTCGCGAGGCGCCGCAGCGCCGCGCCGGCGTCGCGGTGCTCGATCGCGGCGATCGCCATGCGGCGCTAGGCGGACGGCGCGCCAGCGCCGGCGGCGTTCCGTTCGACGGTCAGCATCCGCCCGTGCGGGCCCGGGACGCCGATCAGCACGTCGCACTGCGCACCCGAAGCGATCGCCTCGATCGCGCGGCCGAGCGGCGCGCCGGTGTACTTCCCTTCGCGGTACGAACCGAGCACGATCAGGTTCGTCTGCTCGCGCTTCGCCAGGTCGAGCACCGCCGGCGCGATCTGGCGCGCGTGGATCAGCTCGGTGTGGATGTTCACGCCGCGGTGGTGCGCGATCACCTCCGCGGTCGCCAGCGCGTCGTAACCGCGGCGGTCCTCGTCGGGCATCGGAGCGTCCTGGGCGAGGATCAGCGGCACCTCGATCACGTACACCGCCAGCAGGTCGGCGCGCTCGCGCCGAGCCAGCCGCGCCGCCAGCGCCATCATGTGCTCGGAGTGAATCTCCTCCGCGAAGACGACGATGATCCGGCCGACCATTGCCTCGAGCGCGGCTTCGGCGCGCTCCGCCACGACGTCGGCGGGTGATGCCGGCGGGTGCAGCATCCAGTAGATCGTCGCCGCGACGACGAGGACGATCGCGATCCCGACCAGCGCGCCGAGCGGGTGGACGGCGATCGGCGTCACGGAGCGCGCTCGCGCTTCCAGCGCGCGTACTGCACCAGCCGCACCACCCCGAGCGCGATCATCGCCAGCGCGAGCAGCCCGCCGAGGACTTTGTTGCCGAACGGCGCGTCGACGACGCCGACGCGGTACAGCGTCACCGCGCCCAGGACGAGAAACCCGAACCCGAACACCGCGCGGTAGCGGTAGACGATCCGGCGGTCGTTACGCATCGCTGCTCACCTCCGCGGCGGCCGCCGCAGGCAGCTTGCCGCGCGCCCGCAGCTTCTCGATCAGCTCGTCCATCAGCTCCAGCTCGCCCGCGTCTTTGAGGATGTTCACCTGCTGAGATTCCCAGTCGACCGGGCGCGAGCGCAGCAGCGGCAGCCTCTTGCGCGTGCGGTAGACGAGATAGCCGCCGAAGCCGGCGGCGAGCCACAGCGGTCCGGCGACGCGGCCGATCGGATGCGTCAGCATCGTGAAGATCAGGATCGAGAAGATGCCGGTGAACCCGAGTACGGCGATCACCGGAAAGTCGACCCGCTCGCCGCGAAAGCGCAGCGGGACGTTGATCGGAATCTTGAACTTGCGCGGGCTCAGCGGGTCTTTCAAGCGCAGCGCGATCAGCGCGACGAAGACGAACGAGTAGCTCGTCGCGGCGCCGAACGCGTACAAGTCGGCGAGCACGTCGAGCCCGGCCTCACCGTGGAAGAACCGGTTGTAGACCGCCTCGGCGCCGGGATCGAGCGAGGGCAGCGCGGCGAAGCACAGCACCAGCAGCGCGACGCCGCAGAACGAGACAATCGAGACCGCGGGCGTGCGGTAGCGCGGATGGACGCGCTCGAAGAGCGAGGGCAGGAGCCGCGCGCGGCTCATCGCGTACGCGATCCGCGACGATCCGAACACGCCCGAGTTCGAGCTGATCAGCAGCAAGATTGCGCCGAGCACCGGAACGTAGAGCGCGGCGAGCGCGCCGAAGTACGGCACGTTCGCGGCCAGCACGGCCACCGCCGAGCCTTGGTTCTCCTTGTTGCCGAGGTACTGGAAGAACGTCTGCGCGTGCCCGTGCGCGTCGGGCGGAACGGGGTGCGCCGGCGTCATCCCGAGCGCGAGGTTCGCGTACGCCAGCGCGTAGACCAAGATCGTGAGGATCAGCGCGATCGAGGTGCGCGGGATGATCGAGGCCGGGCGCTGCGTCTCCTGCGCCGCCTGCGAGATCGACTCCAAGCCGACGAACGAGATGATCGCCAGCGAAGCGCCGAGCAGGAGATGCTCGCTGCTCGGCCAGTAGGCCGTCATCGCGTGCACCAGCAGATCGGGGTTGAACGCGAACAGGAAGCCGAAGAAGAGGATCGACGTCTCGCTGACGACGTCGAGCGCCGAGACCACGCCGTTGAACGTCGTCGACTCGCGCACGCCGATCACGTTCAGCATGCACAGCCCGGCGATCAGCGAGAACGCGACCAGAAAATGCACCCACGGATGCGCGGTCAGGGCGAGCACCGGAACGAGCTGGCCGAGATAGTCGACGCACGACCAGGCGAAGAGCGCGATGTCGATGGTGAAGTCCAGCAGCACCGCCCAGCCGGCGATGAACCCGAAGACGTCGCCGAGCCCGCGCATGACGAAGTACTGCCCGCCGCCTGCGACCGGATACGTCGCCGCGAGCTCGGTGTACGCCAATCCGATGCAGATGTAGACCAGTCCGGCGAACAGGAACGCGACGTTCGAGCCGCCCGCCGCCGCGCCCAGCACCAGCCCCAATCCGACGAAGATGTCGGCGCCGACGTCGCTGTAGCCCCACGAGAACGAGCCCCAAGGCGTGACGGCGCGGCGCAGCGTCGGTTTCGCCGGCATGGCCTCAGCGGGTTCTGATCAGCGTTCGCTGCAGCGTGTAGAGCAGCCGCTCACCGTCTTCGAGCTCTTTGAGCATCCCGCGCCCACGGAAGGTCGGCAGCGCCTCGCTCAGCACGTCGGCCGCGTCGGAGAGCTCGCGCCGGTTCACGAGCGCGCCGGTGGTCTCCCCTTCGTTGCACTTCTGCATCACCATCGTGGCGAACTTGAGCGCGGTCTTCGCGTGCTCCGCCTCGTTGTTCGCTTCGCGGAACGCCTTGAGCGCCGCGCGGTACGCGCGCGTCGCCTCGGTGTAGTCGTGCTTGCGCGTCGCGAGCATCCCGGCCAGCGTCTCGGAGTAACCGACGTCGACCGCCTTCGAGCGCCCGAACGTTCGCGCGAGCACCGCGCGCGCGTCGGCCTCGATCGTCCGGTTGCGCTCGCCTTCGCCGGGCGGCGACGCGCTCGAGCGCGCCGCGGAGCGTTCTGCGGCGGCCGGCGCGGGGGGCTGCTGCATCGCCTCGCTCGGCGCCGGCGCGGGGCCGAGCAGCGAGCGCAGGTCCGCCATCACCTCGTGCGCCGTCTGGTAGCGGCGGTCCGGCTCTTTCTCGAGCAGCTTGAGGATGATCAGCTCGATCTCGCGCGGGACCGCACGATTGACGGTGCGCGGCGGCGGCGGCGGCTCGTTGACGTGGCCGAAGATCACCGCCACCAAGTCGTCGGTGTCGCTCTTGAACGGCAGCGCGCCGGTGAACGTCTCGTAGAGCATCACGCCGACCGAGTAGAGGTCGCTGCGCGCGTCGGCGGCTTTGCCGAGAAACCGTTCCGGCGGCAGGTACGCGATCGTGCCGACGATCTCGCCGGCGGTCGAGGCGCTCGACATGTCGCTCGTGCGCCGCGCCAGGCCGAAGTCCATCACCTTGACCGCACCGCTCGGCAGCACCATCACGTTGGCCGGCTTCACGTCGCGGTGGACGACGCCGCTCTCGTGCGCGTACGCGAGCGCTTCGAGGATCTCGATGTAGTGCCGGATCGCGCCGTGCACGGTCAGCTCGTGCGCCGGAACCGAGCCCAGCGTGCGCCCTTCGACGAGCTCCATCACGATGTACGACCAGCCTTCGTCGCGCCCGGCGTCGTACACCGCGACGATGTTGCGGTGGTTGAGACGCGCCATCGAGCGCGCTTCGCGCAGGAAGCGGTCGCGCTCGCCGTCGTCACGCTCGGTGAGCACCTTGATCGCGACAAGCCGGTCGAGGACGATGTCGGCGCCGCGGTAGACGTCGGCCATCCCGCCGCGCCCGATCAGCGCGTCGACGCGGTAGCGGTTGGCGAGCGTCTGCCCGGCGAGCGTCGTCATCGGAAGGCTCCGCGGTGCAGCTGCGCGCGCCCCTCGTCGAACGTGACGACGTCGAAGCGCGCCTGCGCGCGCGGCGCGGCGATCTGCAGCCAGTCGCTCGCGAGCGCGCGCAACGTCGCGCGCTTCCGCGCGTCGACCGCGCGCACCGCGCTCCCGTACGCCGCGTTCGCGCGCGCCTTCACCTCGACGAAGACGACCGTGTCGCCGTCGCGCGCGATGATGTCCAGCTCGCCGCCGGGGAGGCGCACGTTGCGCCCGACGATGCGGTAGCCGTGCGCCTCGAGCAACGCCGCGGCGGCGTCCTCGCCGGCGCGCCCGCGCTGCGCGCGGTTCACGTCGCGAAGATCTCCGGCTCGACGGTCTCCGCCGCGGCGGCCAGCTCGTCGGCGACGAACTCTTCCATCCCCGGCAGCGCGTCCCACGCCGCGCGCACGCGCCAGAACGCGCGCCGGTGCTCGGCGCACGGGCCGTGCGCGTTCAGCGCCGCGATGTGCTGCGGAGACGCGTAGCCTTTGTGCTGGTGGAACCCGTACTGCGGGTACTGATCGTGCAGCGCGACCAGCAGCGCGTCGCGGTGAACCTTCGCGACGATCGACGCCGCCGCGACCGTCGCGCACTTCGCGTCGCCCTTGATCACCGGCTCCTGCGCCCCGCACCACGACCTGATCCGCACCGCGTCGGTCAGCAGGTACTCCGGAGCGACCTGCAGCGCCGCCAGCGCGCGTTCCATCGCGAGGATGCTCGCCCAGTAGATGTTGAGCCGGTTGATCTCCTCGACGCACGCTTCGCCGACCGCCCACGCCACGCACTTCGCCTTGATCTCGACCGCCAGCGTTTGGCGCACTTCCGGCAGCACTTGCTTGGAGTCGTTGAGCCCGCGCAGTTTCAGCGGACCGTCCGTGACGACGCACGCGGCGACGACCGGTCCCGCGAGCGGCCCGCGCCCGACCTCGTCGATGCCGCCGACGAGCCGGTAGCCCGAGGCGCGCGCGCGCTCTTCGAACGCGTGCAGCCGGTCGAGCCGCCGGCGCTCGCGCTGCGCGGCGTTGCGCTTCTTGCGGCGCTGCGCTTCGGTCACGCGGACGCCTCCGGCAGCTCGAAGGTGATCCGCCCGAACTTGCCGTCGTTGAAGTCTTTCAGGTACGCGCCGGCGGCATTGTGCAGGTCGACCTCGCCGCCGCGCCGGGCGAAGCCGCGGGCGCGCGCGAACGCGTCGAGCTCGGGGACGTTCAGCTTCGGGCGCTCGGCGTGCGCCCAGCGCGCGAAGCGCTCGACGATCTCTTCGGGATCGAACCGCTCGCGCGGCAGCGCGCCGGTCAGCGCGAGCTGCCACTGCGCTTCCGGCGAGGCGATCTTCGGAACCAGGATTCCCGGCGTGTCCATCACTTCGAGTTTCGGCTGGACGCGGAACCACTGCAGCGACCGCGTCACCCCGGCCTTGTCCTCGGTCTTCGCCGCCGTCCGGCGGAGCAGACCGTTGATGATCGAGGATTTGCCGGTGTTCGGGATGCCCACCACCATCGCCCGCGTCGTGCCGGCGCCGGCGGCGAGCGCGCCGAGCGCCGCCGCGATTCGCTTCACCGAACTTTGATCCTTTCCGTTGACGGCGACCACCGTTCGGCCGTGCCGCTGGTGCCACGCCGTCCATTCACGCGTCGCGTGCGGGTCGGCAAGGTCCTCGCGCCCCAGCACCACCAGCCGCGGCTTGTGCGCCGCCAGCCGGTCGAGCCCGGGGTTCGCGGAGGCGCGCGGCAGCCGCGCGTCGAGCACCTCGATCACCACGTCGACGATCTTCAGGCGCTCGCCGAGCTTCCGCATCGCGCTCGCCATGTGGCCGGGGTACCACTGAATCTGCGCTGCTTGGACCCCGCCGCCGCTCGGCACGGCGATCAGATCCGCCGCGGCGGCCAAATGCCGACCAGCGCCTTGCCGACGATCGCGTCGTCGTGCAGCACGCCCCAGTTGCGCGAGTCGTCGCTGTCGGCGCGGTTGTCGCCGAGGACGTAGTACGCGTGCGGCGGGACGAGTACCGGCGGCGCGCTGCGGCGGTCGCGGAACCGCACGTACGGTTCCGCGAGCACGCGCCCGTCGACGGAGACCTCGCCGTCGCGCACCTCGACGCGCTCGCCGGGAAGCCCGACGACGCGCTTGATGTAGGTCTCCGTCGTCGGCGCGTCGTGCCGGAACGCGACGACGTCGCCGCGCTGCACCGGACCGAACCGGTAGGCGAGCGTGTTGATGAGCACCAGCTCGCCGGCGTGCACGCGCGGCTCCATCGAGAGCCCGTCGACCGGCGAGGTCCGCATGAAGAACGCCGTCACGATCAGCGCCAGAACCACGACCTGCGCGGAGAGCGAAACCACCGTTCGGGTTCGCAGCATTGGCAGTCCACGTTCGCAATCGCGGCGCGGACTTCATTCTGCCCGCAGGCTGTCGGCCGGCGCGATTTAGTGGAGGATGCGGATGCGGTTCAGCGGCCAGAAGATCAGGAAGGCGTGGCCGGTGAAGCCGGCCTTTTCGCCTTTGCGCGGGCCGCTCATGAACGTGCCGCCGGCCTGCGCGAAGCCCCACACGTGCGAGTCTTCCGAGTTGGTGCGGAAGTCGCCGAACATCATGTAGCAGCCGTCGGGGATGCGGTCGGGCGCGCTCCATCGCTCGCGCGGCGGGATGTTCGCCTGTCCGGGGTCGAGCGGCGTGCCGTCGACGTAGATGCCGTAGTTCTTGATCTCCAGCTCGTAGTTCGGCTTGTCCTCGATGTACGGCTCGCGCATCGCGACGCCGTTGCGGTAGACCACCCCGTTGTGCACGCGGATGTTGTCGCCGGGCAGCCCGATGGTGCGCTTGATGAAGTCGTTCGGGTTCGGGATCGGCGGCGGGAAGACGACGATGTCACCTTCGTGCGGCTTGGTGAAGCGGTACTCGAACTCGTTGACGAGCAGCACGTCGTGCACGAGCAGCGTCGGCTCCATCGACTCGCTCGGGATGAAGAACGTGCGCACCACGAACGTGATCAGGAAGAGCGCGACCAAGCCCGCCACGATGAAGGCGTCGAGGTACTCGCGGATGACCGTGCGCGTCGAGGGGCCGGTGCGCGGCTGGTCCTCCGGCGCGGCGCCGATCCCGGACGACTCGGCGTCGAAGCCGGCCGGCGTGCGGGGGCGGATGCTGATTGCGACGCGGACGATCGCGAAGACCGCGATGAGCGCCAGAAGTTCGAGCGGGGTCACCAGGAAGACCGGCTACTACTTGGCGGTCTTGCGGTCCGGCTTGCGTTCTCTGATGCGCGCGCCCTTCCCGACCTTCTCGCTCAAGTAGTACAACCGCGAGCGGCGGACGATGCCGCGCTTGGACACTTCGATCCGCTCGAGGCGCGGGCTGTGCAGCAGGAACGAGCGCTCGACGCCGACGCCGTGGGCGACGCGGCGAACGGTGATCGTCTCGCCGAGGCCGCCGTTCTTGCGGACCGTCACCACGCCCTCGAACATCTGGGTGCGTTCCTTGCCGCCCTCGACGACTTTCGAGTACACCTTGACGGTGTCGCCCGGGCGGAAATCCGGGACGGTCGGCTTCTCCTGTTCCTTTTGGATCAGGTCGAGTACGTTCATGACAACTCTCTGACGAACAGCGAAAACGCCGCACGGGCGCGCGGCGGGCAACCTCGGTAGTGTATCACGGACCCCCTACTCCGGCAAGCCGAATCCGGTTTCCGGTAGTGGGTCGGTTTGCGTCCGGGGCTCGCTCGGCTCGACCTGCCAAGGGGCAGGCGAACGACCGTCATCCAGCCGGCGGCGATTGCGGGCGGTGGCGCGCTCTCGCGACTGGTCGCGGCGCCACTCAGCGATCTTTGCGTGGTCGCCACTGAGCAGGACGGGCGGGACCTCGATGCCGCGGTAGGTTGGCGGGCGGGTGTAGGCGGGATGGTCCGGATCGGCGCCGGTCCACGACTCTGATGTGGCAGACGCTTCGTCGATGACGCCGGGAACGAGACGGACCGTCGCATCGAGGAAAGCCATGGCCGGGATCTCGCCGCCGGTCAGGACGAATTCGCCCAGGGAGAATTCTTCGATCGGATACAGGGCTGAAAGGCGCTCGTCGATGCCTTCGTAGTGGCCGCAGATCAGGATCAGGCGGTCCAGCGAGGAGCACTCCGCGGCGTCGGCTTGGCGGAAGACCGGGCCGCTTGCGGAGGTCAGGACGATGCGACGGCGCTCGCCCGCCGGCGCCGCCGCCAGGACCGCATCCAGGGTGCGGGCGATCGGCTCGATGCGGAGCACCATGCCGGGGCCGCCGCCGTAGGGGCGCTCGTCGGCGCGTTCGTTGCCCTCGAGGGCGTCGAGCAGGTGGTGCAGGCGGACCTCGACCAGACCGCGCTCGACCGCGCGCCCGACGATCGACAGCCCGATCACCGGAGCGAACATCTCCGGGAAGAGCGTGACGACGTCGACGTGCAAGACCCCCACGTGGCGTTCTTCGACCGTCTGCGCCGGTTGCTTCCCGGGGCCGCGCCGTCCGGGCCGTTCGAACGCGCGGCGCGGGCGCTCGAGCGCGGGCGGCTCGAGGAAGCCGAGACCGAGCTGGCCGCGGCGCTGGGCGCGGCGCGCACCGCGGCAGAAGTCGCCGCAGTCCACAACAAGCGGGCCGTCCTAGCGGTTCACCGGCACGACCTGCGGCGCGCGGTCGACGCGCTCGTCGAGGCGCTCGAAGCCGATCCGCGCTCGGCGGCCGCGATCACCACGCTGGGAAACCTGCTGCTCGAGCACGGCGACGTCGCGGAGGCGATCGCGCACTTCGAGTACGCGCTGCTGATCGACGATCAGTACGCGCCGGCGTATCACAACCTCGGCGTCGCCTTGCACCGCAGCGGCCGGCGCGGCGAAGCGGTGCGGATGCTGCGGAAGGCGACGCGGCTCGAAAGTCGCATCAGACGCACGTGACCGACAGCGACCAGATCCGGCTCGGTGACGATCTGCTCGGCGTGATGCGCACCGCCGTGACGATCGCGATCTGGCACGGCGCGGAGTTCGTCGCGCCGCCGCACCTGCTGTTGGCGCTGCTCACCGATTCGCGCGTCGGTCCGGCGATCGATCCGCTCGTTCCGCGCGAACGTATCGACAAAGCGGCCGAAGATGCGGCGAAAAAGCTTCCCGAAGTGCTCGAAATTCCGGAAGGCGCGCTGCCTGGCGACGAACAGCCGCCGTTCGCGCGTTACGACACGCTGGCGTTTCGCTCGCAGGACGGAGAGCGCACGTTGTACCTCGACGCCGAAGCGCAGCGCGTTTTCGTCGAAGGCGCGCGCCGCGCGGGCGAGGTCTACCACGCCAAGCATCTCGTCTACGGCTTCACCGCGGAAGCCGTCAAAGAGCGCGATCTGCTCGACCTGTTCGGCAGCGACCCGCAAGGCGTCGCCGCGGCGGTCGACGGCTTATAGCGTCTTCGTCGAGATGATGTCGGGCGCGGTGATCTCTTCCAGGTACTCGAAGAGCTGCGGAAGGGTGATCTTCTCGAGCGCGGTGCGCTCCTTGATCCCGTCGCCCTCTTCGCCTTCGTCGCGCAGGTAGCAGCGCGACTCGACCCCTTCCGCGCCTTCGCTCAGGAACGAGACGGCGAAGCCTTTGCCGAGCGTGTCGTCGTAGATTCGCATCGCGGCGGGGTTCAGGATCTCGATCGAGTGGGAGGCGTTGTTCGCGTCGAAGATCGTGATCGTCAGGTAGTCGCGGTTGACGATCTCGATCGAGCCGACCACGAACGTGTTCTTGGCAGAGAAGAACTCGTGCCCTCGCTTGTTGCGCGAGCTCACTTCGTAGAACACGCGGTGCGCGACGAACCGGTTCAAAATCTTCCGCAGCGTGGCGATCGACGCCAGCGTCTCGGTCCGGTTGCCGCGGGTGTAGATGATCTTCAGGGCGAGGGGGCCGGCCTTCGGTGATCTCCGCGCGGAGCGCGGGGCATGACGCGTTGCACGG is a window of Candidatus Eremiobacterota bacterium DNA encoding:
- a CDS encoding universal stress protein, which gives rise to MTPIAVHPLGALVGIAIVLVVAATIYWMLHPPASPADVVAERAEAALEAMVGRIIVVFAEEIHSEHMMALAARLARRERADLLAVYVIEVPLILAQDAPMPDEDRRGYDALATAEVIAHHRGVNIHTELIHARQIAPAVLDLAKREQTNLIVLGSYREGKYTGAPLGRAIEAIASGAQCDVLIGVPGPHGRMLTVERNAAGAGAPSA
- a CDS encoding APC family permease; this translates as MPAKPTLRRAVTPWGSFSWGYSDVGADIFVGLGLVLGAAAGGSNVAFLFAGLVYICIGLAYTELAATYPVAGGGQYFVMRGLGDVFGFIAGWAVLLDFTIDIALFAWSCVDYLGQLVPVLALTAHPWVHFLVAFSLIAGLCMLNVIGVRESTTFNGVVSALDVVSETSILFFGFLFAFNPDLLVHAMTAYWPSSEHLLLGASLAIISFVGLESISQAAQETQRPASIIPRTSIALILTILVYALAYANLALGMTPAHPVPPDAHGHAQTFFQYLGNKENQGSAVAVLAANVPYFGALAALYVPVLGAILLLISSNSGVFGSSRIAYAMSRARLLPSLFERVHPRYRTPAVSIVSFCGVALLVLCFAALPSLDPGAEAVYNRFFHGEAGLDVLADLYAFGAATSYSFVFVALIALRLKDPLSPRKFKIPINVPLRFRGERVDFPVIAVLGFTGIFSILIFTMLTHPIGRVAGPLWLAAGFGGYLVYRTRKRLPLLRSRPVDWESQQVNILKDAGELELMDELIEKLRARGKLPAAAAAEVSSDA
- a CDS encoding serine/threonine protein kinase, producing the protein MTTLAGQTLANRYRVDALIGRGGMADVYRGADIVLDRLVAIKVLTERDDGERDRFLREARSMARLNHRNIVAVYDAGRDEGWSYIVMELVEGRTLGSVPAHELTVHGAIRHYIEILEALAYAHESGVVHRDVKPANVMVLPSGAVKVMDFGLARRTSDMSSASTAGEIVGTIAYLPPERFLGKAADARSDLYSVGVMLYETFTGALPFKSDTDDLVAVIFGHVNEPPPPPRTVNRAVPREIELIILKLLEKEPDRRYQTAHEVMADLRSLLGPAPAPSEAMQQPPAPAAAERSAARSSASPPGEGERNRTIEADARAVLARTFGRSKAVDVGYSETLAGMLATRKHDYTEATRAYRAALKAFREANNEAEHAKTALKFATMVMQKCNEGETTGALVNRRELSDAADVLSEALPTFRGRGMLKELEDGERLLYTLQRTLIRTR
- a CDS encoding YraN family protein codes for the protein MNRAQRGRAGEDAAAALLEAHGYRIVGRNVRLPGGELDIIARDGDTVVFVEVKARANAAYGSAVRAVDARKRATLRALASDWLQIAAPRAQARFDVVTFDEGRAQLHRGAFR
- a CDS encoding ribonuclease HII codes for the protein MDGVAPAARPNGGRRQRKGSKFGEANRGGARRARRRRRHDAGDGGGHPEHRQILDHQRSAPPDGGEDRGQGRGDAVAAVVPRPAETRSDGHAGNPGSEDRLAGSAVAARADRRAAARAVRSRRDRRALRALGARRAPEAERPRARRVRARPRLRPARRRGRPAQCRRRVPERLQRRQVRADHLRAAGGVRVTEAQRRKKRNAAQRERRRLDRLHAFEERARASGYRLVGGIDEVGRGPLAGPVVAACVVTDGPLKLRGLNDSKQVLPEVRQTLAVEIKAKCVAWAVGEACVEEINRLNIYWASILAMERALAALQVAPEYLLTDAVRIRSWCGAQEPVIKGDAKCATVAAASIVAKVHRDALLVALHDQYPQYGFHQHKGYASPQHIAALNAHGPCAEHRRAFWRVRAAWDALPGMEEFVADELAAAAETVEPEIFAT
- the lepB gene encoding signal peptidase I, with protein sequence MLRTRTVVSLSAQVVVLALIVTAFFMRTSPVDGLSMEPRVHAGELVLINTLAYRFGPVQRGDVVAFRHDAPTTETYIKRVVGLPGERVEVRDGEVSVDGRVLAEPYVRFRDRRSAPPVLVPPHAYYVLGDNRADSDDSRNWGVLHDDAIVGKALVGIWPPRRI
- the lepB gene encoding signal peptidase I yields the protein MTPLELLALIAVFAIVRVAISIRPRTPAGFDAESSGIGAAPEDQPRTGPSTRTVIREYLDAFIVAGLVALFLITFVVRTFFIPSESMEPTLLVHDVLLVNEFEYRFTKPHEGDIVVFPPPIPNPNDFIKRTIGLPGDNIRVHNGVVYRNGVAMREPYIEDKPNYELEIKNYGIYVDGTPLDPGQANIPPRERWSAPDRIPDGCYMMFGDFRTNSEDSHVWGFAQAGGTFMSGPRKGEKAGFTGHAFLIFWPLNRIRILH
- the rplS gene encoding 50S ribosomal protein L19, whose amino-acid sequence is MNVLDLIQKEQEKPTVPDFRPGDTVKVYSKVVEGGKERTQMFEGVVTVRKNGGLGETITVRRVAHGVGVERSFLLHSPRLERIEVSKRGIVRRSRLYYLSEKVGKGARIRERKPDRKTAK
- the trmD gene encoding tRNA (guanosine(37)-N1)-methyltransferase TrmD; the encoded protein is MHVDVVTLFPEMFAPVIGLSIVGRAVERGLVEVRLHHLLDALEGNERADERPYGGGPGMVLRIEPIARTLDAVLAAAPAGERRRIVLTSASGPVFRQADAAECSSLDRLILICGHYEGIDERLSALYPIEEFSLGEFVLTGGEIPAMAFLDATVRLVPGVIDEASATSESWTGADPDHPAYTRPPTYRGIEVPPVLLSGDHAKIAEWRRDQSRERATARNRRRLDDGRSPAPWQVEPSEPRTQTDPLPETGFGLPE
- a CDS encoding tetratricopeptide repeat protein; its protein translation is MAFFDRLRRLLPGAAPSGPFERAARALERGRLEEAETELAAALGAARTAAEVAAVHNKRAVLAVHRHDLRRAVDALVEALEADPRSAAAITTLGNLLLEHGDVAEAIAHFEYALLIDDQYAPAYHNLGVALHRSGRRGEAVRMLRKATRLESRIRRT